The region AAACCATCCTGAAACTGGTGAACTGCCACTACACATCTTCTTTTGTCTACAGGGGTGACCGGGAGGCAATTAAAAGAGTAGCTTATGAGTTTGTGGAGACAAAAGCCAAAGAAGGAGTACTATATGTGGAGGTTAGGTACAGTCCACACCTTCTGGCTAACACCGAAGTGGACCCTATACCATGGAGCCAAAAAGAGTAAGTTGGATGtttatttaagtgtttttctttttggcacaTAATTATCCAAGATGATTGATTGTCCAAGTCCAAGGCAGGGAAGTACATGTTGGAAGTTGACGGATGTATTTAAGTTCAGTGCATGCTGAAGTTTTAAACAGCTTGTAGAAACTGGGAAACAGAGAAGGGAGTGTTATGAAACTGCTGTTGGGAAACTCTGGCAAGTCTGGtcaggctgctgtgtgctgctttCCCTATTGGATTCCTTCCCAAAAAGGCAAATAGAAATTGACAAAAACAAGTTGCtctgaaagtattttttaaaatatgattttattataaatatatatttataatttctattgaatgtcccttgtagtgtacaGTGGGTTTTTCAGCAGTAGtagaattcacacacacacacacacacacaattaattgCCAAGTCTTAGGAGGATATACCCTGCACACACTGTAATGCTTCAAATGAAAATTTACAGGTTGCACAATAGGCATGTTTCATCATGTACTGTCACTCTTCATTAGGTAACACTTGGGAGTGTTAAACGTGTGAGACAGTACAGTATTTCCATTTGAAGTTCTAACTGACAAGCATGACCCTTGACTCCTCCCACAGAGGCGACCTGACTCCAGATGAAGTGGTGGACCTCGTGAACCGGGGCCTAAGAGCGGGAGAGAACACCTTCAGAATAAAAGCCCGGTCCATTCTGTGCTGCATGCGTCACATGCCCAGTAAGTGGGCATGTGACGCATGTGGATTACTGCTGGTTGTCCTCTTcgacataggggcgacatagctcaggaggtaagaccgattgtctggcagtcggagggttgccggttcaaaccccaccctgggcttTTCGAAGTGtcctctggcgaatgagaggcgtatgtaaagcgctttggataaaagcgctatataaatgcagtccatttaccatttaccattaaagcgctatataaatgcagtccatttaccatcttcTGCAATtggtgttttattgtgtgtgcgtgtgcgcgcgtgtgtgtgtacgtgtttgtgtgctaTTCAGACTGGTCCATGGAGGTGGTGGAGCTGTGTAAGAAGTATCGGCACAGCGGGGTGGTGGCCATCGACCTGGCAGGAGACGAGTCTCTGAACTGTGAGGCCCACCCGGGGCACAGGAAGGCCTTTGAGGTACTGAGGCTGCTCCAGTTCCACCAGCGTTGGGCCTTTAGAGACCTGCCGCATCACTGCCCTGGACTGGATCAGCATTCATCCTTAAATCTGGGTTGCAATTGCTTTTCGGTTTTCACAAACATAGTTTGGCGAGCTCAGTTTTGTGACTGCAGAAACCTAATGAAAAATGAACGCATTTATCATtgagtcaaagttaagcacTGTTGAATCCAGATAGGTTGTCTTGCCTGGCTTTATGCAGATGGATAATTCAGTCCTTAAACAGGAGGGCATTCTGGTCTCACTCATTCCTCTTCATTGTGGCTGCAGATGAAATATTGCGGAGTCGtcaaatttatttcagtgacACTTTGCTATAACATTCCTATTTCTACATTAAATGTAGGTATTTTGACAGTtacttacaaaagtgcatatgcAAGGTTTTTGGCAGCAAGCCAAGCTGATCCCAACTCCTCAATATTACAGCCAAAAGTAGCCAGTATATACACTTGAAAAATAGCATTAAGAACACAAGAGCAAGACTGAGGCCCAGGTTCTTAAAGTAGCAGATGGGTTTGAAAATACATACGTGTCCTTTCTAGTACTGGAAACCCATTAATTCCCAGAGTTCAGTGGTAGTTCAGCCAGCATGCATTGTAAACGGGTGTGTTTACAGATTGTGATGGAAAATGGCCAGTGGCCTGGCTGTCCTGTCTGCAGTTGAGAGCTCGCCATCTGTGGCCCTGATTCtaatatataattacattttacctGATTTTTAAAGGAAGGCTCAATTTTGATACAACTCACAATGTGTTTTGTGCTCTAATAATGCAGTGGGGATTAATCCTTGAATAATTCTATAATTTCTCAAGTTagtattttaaaatcacattaaagTAGATTATAAGGAGGGCATTGTcttattaatttacaaaataattgttaaCATGATTGCTGAACTTTTATCAAGTAGTATATTGTATTAGGAAAAATTAACAGCACTTtcttttgatgtatttttatagAAGCCTGTGCTTCCAGTGTGATAGTATTACCAACATAAAAATGATGTTATGAAAAGGCACATCAGAGTAGCTACTCCTACAGACATCAATCCTGTAAACAAATTATGTGATGGTTGGTCACATGATATGGGGGAGGAACACCTTGCATTGAGTTTGACAGCAAACCTGATTACCTTCCTTTTTAAGATGACCAATGGGTTATAACTTCAACAGCTCCTTGGAAATCAATGTATGAGAGAGTGTTATGTTTCTAACCCACATAAGAGCAACAGCTGCTACaaggctgtttttaaaatgttattcttGTCAAAGTTTAAGAACCAGAAAAGCCATTTTAGTGGATAACTTCTGAAAAAATTGAGAAAGGTCCCAAAAATTCCATTGCACTGTTGGCATGGGTTTATTTAGCTCTAGactgtgtatttgtattatgtCTAGTACATAGCAACATCTGTTATCATTGCTAGTGTGATGAAGAAAAGTGTAATCCAAAGATTGCAAggtttccattccattccaaaaTGTAACTCTCGGTTTTTTGGTCCATTAATGAGTTGGATGGTTTCAAACTCAAAAGGGTTATAACCCTATCATTTTGATTTGTGATTTGATTTAAAGCTTTATTCATGATCCAACATGTTGAACATGAACATTGAGTACTGGCACACAAATGTGGAAAATCTGAGTTAAAGGGACACAGTGTAACTCTTAATTCATGTCTTACCAGGATCAGgttgcttaaaaataaatggtctGAGCCACATTTATTTGGATAACGTTTTAGCTGACATATATGGTTCGTGTAGAAGTACCACTGCATGTAGCACAAACAGAGTTTCCACTGGATTTTattagacttaaaaaaaaatcttttgtttgTAGCCCTTGATGTAAACCAGGAAATAAAGTAGTATTTCATTCTGCTGGAAAGGTGTACCACTAATACTGTTAGCCCCATACAAAAGCAAGGaaaatatgtctaattttagtaGTGCTTGATAGAGAATGTGCTTTAATGATTAGCTTGTACGGTCACTGTTGTCAACGTGTCGACAGGAAGCGGTCAGAAGTGGGGTGCACAGGACCGTCCATGCAGGAGAAGTGGGCCCAGCGTCAGTGGTGAAGGAGGTGAGAGTCTTCCCCAAAACCGGCTGAATAAATCAGAATCCGAAAATAACAGACAGTGGGAGATAaatagacagagagaaaagacagagggaaaagGCTGGAGGGAGCAATAGGTATAGTAGCCATTAAactctttttctttcacatCAGTGAGGGTTACCTACCCAGACACAATACGACTTATCGGCAGACTTCACCTCGACCCGCATTGCTGCCTAAGGACGACTGAGGTGGAAAGGTGTTGTAAGCACCTGAGTGCATATAAGCTGAgtggctgtgttctgtgcttCGATCTTTCAGCGATCACTTTCAGCGATCACATCAGCTTTTGAGCCCCATGAAATCAATGAACCTTCCCCTGGTGTAATTCTAAGCTGGCTCCCTCATGGTTTAAATGGGTCAAGGCCAAAACTTGGGTCTGGGGACACCCAGGGCTCAATGAAGGCGTCCCAGGGGGTATTTGGCATCAagtggaaaaatacaaattttcagtcttaatattattttatgtatagtTCCATATTTCCTGAATGATGTATTTAAGACTTTCTGATTTTCAGTGGTTGTGTATTTACATTAATATGGTATTAAATGCCTATCCAGTATAGATGGTCCTATTTTTGGCATGTATCCACTTATCGGCGTGAAAAATCACCACTGCAGTGTTGGCTGTGGTTAGTGTTTGATAAAACTGTCTTTTTAGGGGCCCATGTAAACTTTTGTCGGCCTTGGTGTAAGGCACACTTCTTAGAGACCGTTTGTTATGATGAAGCAGCTTTGTGACTATTGGCAGAATAACAGCGCAGAATTCACAAAAGTGAATCCACATTTGTGGGACTGTCTCTGTGATTATAACCAGGCCGTGGAAGTCTTGAAAGCGGAACGCATCGGACATGGCTATCGCACTTTAGAGGACCGGACTCTCTATGAGCAGCTCCTTAAAAAGAATATGCATTTTGAGGTGAGTTATGAGTTATGTCCTGGCTTGTGTTGTGACCTCAATTCCAAGAAAAGTCTGCTCCTCTGATTCATGAGAGCTGTGAACACCCTCTCATTAAGTGAGGTAAGTCTACACCGTATCATTTGTAGTGAATCTGTGTTAGGAGACACCTGATCTCCATTTGCCGCTGCACCCGAGGATAAGCTGCTACCTGAGCTTTGAGGGCTCAAATGCATCGCTAACTCTCTGCACCCTGTATATTTCACTATGATGTAATATTATATGATACATAATAAGATGcgtttaatgtattatttattaaagtTCATAAATTATGAAATGGCAAATTACGAATTCCAGTAAGGGGATTACCTGTCTTGATTAGAAGAGTTTTAATCCTGTTGTAACttctgaaaaattattttttaatttgtacaaaatcttttttttttaattaaaaacattagcttTTGTTGCATGTATTCCTTCTTGATCATGTCATATTTGAGCTCAATGCTCAAGGTATGAAAATCTTGCCAATTGTCAGTTGTGCAGTGACCCCTGGTGGAGTGTTGTTGTTGCATGTTAGCCTCAAAAGGGCAACCGTTTGATGCTAACATACTGTACTTGCTGGGTAAGTGTGACTTGCCTTCATTTAGTTCTATCAATAGAGCAAAACATTTCTAATATAATTCATCTATATTCTTAATGAGTCTCATATTATGCTGcaaatctgtattttttattatttttgctattcCATTTTGTTCAGTTAACATTGCTATATGGATACTATGCTCTTGAAATGCAAATTCTGTGTGCATTGACTGTGTTCAACTGGCCATTGCAGGCCATgtctgcagaccactgatttgCAGTGCCCTTTGTCACATGATCTGATGTCTGTGTTGGCTTGTAATTATTAATGATTCTTTAACCCAGGTTTGTCCAATGTCCAGCAAATTGACAGGGGCATGTGATCCAGATTTCACTAAACACCCCCTCATTCGGTGAGTTTGGTTCTAcatgtcatggttttgggtgataacaccatttcttttccatcctacatcattctttcatttattaccattggccattggtttttttcctgcgccttttcttcagttattacgacCATTTAGTGTCCTTCATTTCCTTGTTTGAATTATACGCGTGCAAATccctttttacaatttgcacctgttggctttctatttaaacccctagCAAACCAAGAAGCTTTGCTTCAGCGTCAACTTGCATTACACGAAAGCCGGTAACTTTTGTTTTGGTAAGAGGTTTGCTTGTTCAGTACTAGATCAGGCCCTCTTCTGTGTCTTTTGATTTACGAAGACTTACTGCGGAACTGAATTTTGAGGTTATTAGATTTGGGACTACGAAGTTAGCACTAATATCTTTACTCATTTCTACAACTCATGTGGTTCTTTTGACAGTCCTCTATGCGAGGGCTGTTCTCAAAGTTCTCACGTTCACTAATCTGTTCagactgttttgttttagtaTACTCAATACTCCTTAAGCCTTCATTTCTTCACCCTGTACTCGGGTTATTAAAGCTTTTTCTCTGGGATAGTCTCCCAtaggagtattgtttttcttttctatttttccccTATCCTTTTATCTCTAATGAGACTTAGTGGTTATTCCGCCCAGGTGGATAACTTAAAGTATCCTGCTCAGTCGCATTTGGTCTCCCTGATTCCCCACTCCCACAAGTTGCACTTTCTGAATTGTTTTAAGGAAACTACCCATAACTAAAATCAGTGTGAGTCCAAAATAGCAGCAGCCTACCTGTGGCGTAAAAACGGCATTCTTTATATTTTAACTGATGTTCTTGCAAAtgagtttacattttaattttaaaataaactattgAGCTTAAtgaaccatccatccattcattatctaacTTGCCTGTTCCTGGTTGAGTGCACAGGTGTTTGGTGTTTTGAACCCTTAGAATTGACTTCCAGGCAACTGCTGCCTGTGAGGCAGGTCCCGCCCTCCAAGAGTATGATCCAATCACCTCAAGGGAGGAGGTGGGGTCATTATTCAATGTATGCCTAGATAACAAGCTTGTATGCCCAAGTGGTGGCCTAAGTGCTCCACAGATTTAGCGCAGCTGTAGTCTCTCCTGCTGGAGACCTGGGGTCCTCTCCAGATCCTTCCCAATATTCTTTATTTcactcacttaaaaaaaaaaaaaaacattaggctGCTTGGCAAGAAGTATGATTAGATATGTGGCATAATTATTCAATCAAATGTTAGCCAATTCAGTTCAGGAGAAGATGGTTTGGGGGAAGGCGATCTTAATTTCTtatcttgtttttgttcattaattttAGTTTCAGGCATGTCCTAGTctatcaaaatgtaaaaatgggtTGTTTGCCCAAATGTAATATTCACAtctgttcatttgtgttttgaGCCCTCAAATAATGTTGAATAATAACTCCACCTTGAGGTGATTGGATCATATCTTGGCGGTTGGGATCTGCCTTACAAGTCCAAGCTGAGGGCTCTTCATCAGCAAGCAGGGtcactggagcctatcccagcatgcattgggaaagagacaggaatacactgGACAGGTGCATCGCAGGGCACCCTCTTACCAACGGGAGATTTAAATTCTTCAATTAGCCTAAGAGGAGGGAGGAAcgcggagtacccagaggaaacccacatggacacagggagaacatgcaaactccacgcagaaaaGCCCTGGTCGGGATTCAAACTTGGGATTCGATGTCTGTTTCTAGGTTTAAAGAGGATAAGGCCAACTACTCTTTGAACACAGATGACCCTTTGATATTCAACACCACTTTAGATGTGGACTATTCGATcacacagaaatacatgaaCTTCACAGAAAAGGAATTCAAGAGGCTGGTAAGAATTGATTTGGATTTTCCTACAATGTCCCCTGTAGATCTGAACAAAATTGTAACTTGTATGCATACAGAAACATCCAGGATCTAGTTTGAtagtggatttttttctttcaatccATATAGAACATAAATGCTGCCAAGTCCAGTTTTCtgccagagaaagagaagaaggatcTTCTGAATCGTCTGTTTGATGCCTATGGAATGAAAAAGCCAGCCTTGAAAGGAGGTACTGAAAACAGCAGAGATATCCAACTAATTATGTCCACACACAGTGAGTAGCTCCTTACCTGCAAACAGAAGCACAGACCGGGCagcctacatttcccacaattcatCACAGAAGAGAATACTTGCTGCCCATACTGTCAGAAGGATACACACCTGTTCATGCATTTAATGAACTTtggtagtgtttgtgtttggaaatgcatataaatatattttctgcagCCACATTAAGCGCCACGTGACGCTTAattctaaaatgtattaatgtagaCAGCCAAAGAACCCAAActccaaactctcgatgctgcatgataaaaatatatcacatgtataactatatactaatataatcaatatgtaatccaataaacctatatcagtagttgcagcaaagcttatggaaacgcaagaaaccacagtatccactgtagaaaaaaaggcaaacgcagaaggcttaaaaaaccatacttactcagcagaaaattaTTGCCAAATAGAAGTGCTAGAAGACTAATactttacagtgacccctgtgtaacctgaatacagtagaaaagtacaggaggctataactCTGTGAACTTGTATGCGTaatagaaaaatacagaaagcaatgaCGTGTATGCATAGTGGAAAAGTATAGAGTaagggaaagttggggtaaCTGTCCACTACGATAAGATTACCATAGAACCGAAAATCATTGATACGATAAGATCACCATAGAACcgaaaatcattgtggtgcccaGAAAGTCAGGTTGACCCACGAGCAAGGAAACTGAAAATCCTTACACGGCCAAAAAAAGATCCTTACTGTGCCAAAAAAGAccagatggctggtatttttagaaatgtgttaaaggggggttgtggggcacaatttgtgtataaaatgtatgcaaaactgacaatcgaggttcaattcgGCTGAATTGttccggctttgtgcacctgtgcaataaagtctaaactttctgaagagcttgctgctgtggggtcttttccctcgtgaaattgttttctacagattgaCGATTGGCGTTGAAGTAtgtcggttcctagacacgacagacttagttattgcactcaTGCCTACTTAATTATttcttgtattatttgcatagactgctttgttggtgcttttgtttgtgttgatcagattaacctacagggtccaagtacGCGGTTGTTCCCTTCACTTggtactgtacttccctctagggttttcaacacacttgttcctggttatggttatacactttgttgtaccttgctctggataagagtgtctgccaaatgcctgtaatgtggtGTAATCCAGCACAATATGGGTTGGCTTAATATGGGTTGACAGTAAATTAAGTGAATAAAACCTCTGTTGCCTCATTGTTTATTTGATACAAGTAAGGATCGCTGATTTGTGACATATGATGTTTAACAGTATATTGTATTTAAGTATTCAATATTAATGTTTAATCATAATTCTATGTAGGTATtcagtattaatatttaattgttaaaatgcTCACAATATTGCAAAGGATGTGTAAACCAGATAAGCCTAAAGtactgaaaaatatgaaagtatgAATGTTGAAAGTGAATTTTGCACCCAATGTGGGGCTGTGCATAtctaattctcaccataattttgaatgtccaattatctgcaactgcagcagctgccttAATGTGTGAACCCCATTGCCGATTCGGCAGCGTAGACATCTGCAGTTCTCCTCCCAAACACTTGGTGTCGCCAGCTGCCTCTCTTCATGCACAGACTGCAGCTAAGCTCACACAGCGGCgcctttcatatgcagctttagCATGCAGTCCAGGGGGGCCCAGTCGACCAGTAGATAGTGATGAGACGCAGAGCCCTATCCTGCCATACCATGGGCGACTCAGTTGGTAATCTCGTATCAACCTATGGAGCgactggccacagtcagcactggcacggtcttGATTTGATCCAAGACCGTCTAAACTAAATAGTTTCTTCAAGTACCCCTGGGACTCCTCAAGGGTTTTAAGTCCCGATTTGGAAATCCCAGACCTACGgcatttaactgtttttttgcCACTCCCCTCCCATCTTAACTAACCATGTTAAACCATGTTTAACAAGCATTTTACAAATAAAGATACATTATTCAGAGTATCTGTCTTGCTGTATCACTAGTATTGTcatttacaatacaatttaGCAATTCCTACAAACTGATATTGCTGAACAGTCTGACTACTTGCATCTCAACAGAAAATTGTGTGAATAATGGCTTCTGTTGTGTTTCATCACAATATTTCCAAAGTGAGGTGAGGTGATATAAACTGAGACCAATTGGACCAATTGCACAGTTGCTCAATACCACATCAAGAAAGCTTAACAATGTTTTCCACAACTGTGACATTTCTCGAAGGCTCCAAACTTTATCAGTACATGTTGatacttcaataaatgtatttaaagatACTACTCGGGTTTGTTCCCTAAAAAGGCTTCCTAAAATAATGATGTACTAATTATAATGTACTTTCATAGCCTTTTCAGACGTATTGgctgtattttcatttaagaattaaacaaatgtgttatttgtacacacacaaaatgaggaTAGGAACCCATTTTTAATTACCTTGATCATCATTAGTGGAGGGATAACAGATATACATGTGTTATACAAGTATGCAGAGACCCAAAGTGATCAATTTTCTTTACTTCACCAAACCACGTAGAGAAAACTTCAGAGGAAAATCAGAGGCAAACAGAATTTCTGTATAGTTTGGCCTCCAAGCTAAATATGCTGGGAGCCCAATACATAGATGTATAAATATAGAAGAAAGGACACATCCTTACTTTGAATGCATAGCTAACATAGCCCTTTGTGCTCTTGTATATGTTCCCCTTTTTGTGTGCCCTTGTACAGCCATGGCACACTTTTCAGatcaacattttaattattcattcattcatttgtcagGGAGAGTGCTCAGCCACTCTCCCGACCAGAATTAGCCATCATGCTAAATACAATTTTCCCTGGCAAAATCCAGGTTCAAAAAGGAAAAGTTCTTAccggtattttgttccaatcacctggaattgctaattagcacaatccTTCAGCCAGAAGGGAACTAACTAGTCAAATCAGCCGGCTGatttcatgggtggaagaaacacatggcagtacTTTTACTTTCTGCCGCCTGGACTTTCCAGCTCTGGTCCCTATGCCAGATCAAGGCTGCTGCTGTCCTGTTGGGGTTTAGTACATGAATATAACTAAATATGCTTTACAGTATGGCCTGTACGAGCATGGCATTTGTGTCATTTAGTTCTTTTCTCCCAATTGAAAATGTAGCCGAAACACCACTCAGTTGGAGTGGTGCCATCTGATCACATTATTTTGGAGCTGTCGCTCTACCATCTTGGAGGAATCAAATTTATAAGTAGTACCGTTAAGAAGCcttgttatatattatatacaccACTTTAATAACTGGGTAACCGGTTTTCTGTAATACATATCTTGTTGTCATTTTGGCATACTTTTAAATCACACTGTAGTCCAAGGGTTTTCACACTTGTTCCCGAGGGACCCCTTAAGTTACAAAACCATGACAGTTTCTTTACACAAGGTTTTGATTTctttgttataaaaataaataaagcttgaTATCTGGTACCATAAAAGGTTAGGAACAACATTagcaaatgttacattttcattaaagttCTGCATTGAGTTCTCTGCAAGGCAGTGAACAGTGATATGGAGCAGAAGCTGGCTCTTTCCGTGCTTCCTTCAGGGGCGCACATTTTAAGAAGGATCCACACCTATACTGGCCTCCACACTCCCAGAACCATGACCCTCTGGAGTATGAGACATCGTTGAGCTCTCTTCCTCTGaaagacaagcacacacacacgcatcagtTTCAGTCGGCAACATGTCTAAATTCAGAGGTAAGGAGCTACACTGTCTTAAAAGTGTGTAAATACCTGTACATGTGTTTCCACCTGCTGCTTGTGTGTCCATCTGAGCTGTGTCTTTGCTGAATTCGCTAGTGCTGCCAACGTTTCCATCACCTTTGATGTCAGGCACTGCATTCCTGCGACCAGTCCGATCACAGGATGAGAAATCCAAGGGCACAGGCTCCACCTCCATCATCTCACCTGGCCTGAAGCTGTCATTGCACCTGGTGAGGACAAAcagggtaagagagagagagatgtgcaaGGGGACCGTGCTTAGCTGGATAAGCCTTGCTATCTTCTTCCGTATTCCAGAAACCGTCTGGGTGGTCATACAAGTAAAGCTTTAAATATACtgttatactgcactgctgtggTTAAGGCTGCTTTGGGAGGACTGTGAATGCGCAACAGGACTGACAGGCAGATAGGGAAGCCTCCTTGACATGATGAAATTTGGAGTGTCTGTTTTCAGAACCTGGGGCAGTCGGtgatcgtgtttttttttctttcttacagcttttaattaattgataTCTGTCatgatgtgaaggaaatttaacgaaatatgaacaaaagtgttctaAAACAAACTTACATACCACACCTTTAATAAGTGT is a window of Anguilla anguilla isolate fAngAng1 chromosome 13, fAngAng1.pri, whole genome shotgun sequence DNA encoding:
- the LOC118211094 gene encoding cAMP-dependent protein kinase inhibitor gamma-like, which encodes MRCNDSFRPGEMMEVEPVPLDFSSCDRTGRRNAVPDIKGDGNVGSTSEFSKDTAQMDTQAAGGNTCTEEESSTMSHTPEGHGSGSVEASIGVDPS
- the LOC118211093 gene encoding adenosine deaminase-like isoform X2, which codes for MAGNCVEVAFNKPKVELHVHLDGTIRPETILDVAKKRGMALPTDSAEDLACLCMLCKPATLTEFLCKFHHFMHVIAGDREAIKRVAYEFVETKAKEGVLYVEVRYSPHLLANTEVDPIPWSQKEGDLTPDEVVDLVNRGLRAGENTFRIKARSILCCMRHMPNWSMEVVELCKKYRHSGVVAIDLAGDESLNCEAHPGHRKAFEEAVRSGVHRTVHAGEVGPASVVKEAVEVLKAERIGHGYRTLEDRTLYEQLLKKNMHFEVCPMSSKLTGACDPDFTKHPLIRFKEDKANYSLNTDDPLIFNTTLDVDYSITQKYMNFTEKEFKRLNINAAKSSFLPEKEKKDLLNRLFDAYGMKKPALKGGTENSRDIQLIMSTHSE
- the LOC118211093 gene encoding adenosine deaminase-like isoform X1; protein product: MAGNCVEVAFNKPKVELHVHLDGTIRPETILDVANLLCVCVHACRKRGMALPTDSAEDLACLCMLCKPATLTEFLCKFHHFMHVIAGDREAIKRVAYEFVETKAKEGVLYVEVRYSPHLLANTEVDPIPWSQKEGDLTPDEVVDLVNRGLRAGENTFRIKARSILCCMRHMPNWSMEVVELCKKYRHSGVVAIDLAGDESLNCEAHPGHRKAFEEAVRSGVHRTVHAGEVGPASVVKEAVEVLKAERIGHGYRTLEDRTLYEQLLKKNMHFEVCPMSSKLTGACDPDFTKHPLIRFKEDKANYSLNTDDPLIFNTTLDVDYSITQKYMNFTEKEFKRLNINAAKSSFLPEKEKKDLLNRLFDAYGMKKPALKGGTENSRDIQLIMSTHSE
- the LOC118211093 gene encoding adenosine deaminase-like isoform X3, yielding MALPTDSAEDLACLCMLCKPATLTEFLCKFHHFMHVIAGDREAIKRVAYEFVETKAKEGVLYVEVRYSPHLLANTEVDPIPWSQKEGDLTPDEVVDLVNRGLRAGENTFRIKARSILCCMRHMPNWSMEVVELCKKYRHSGVVAIDLAGDESLNCEAHPGHRKAFEEAVRSGVHRTVHAGEVGPASVVKEAVEVLKAERIGHGYRTLEDRTLYEQLLKKNMHFEVCPMSSKLTGACDPDFTKHPLIRFKEDKANYSLNTDDPLIFNTTLDVDYSITQKYMNFTEKEFKRLNINAAKSSFLPEKEKKDLLNRLFDAYGMKKPALKGGTENSRDIQLIMSTHSE